CATATGTTTTTTTACAGATTATTGATACCGCTCATTATTCTCATCTCATCGGGTGATATATTTTCTGTACAGCGCACTATTACTTTCGAAATTTCAAAGGTTAGTTCTGTAGAAAAATTCGAGAAGACAAGTATTTCTAATGAAAAAATGCTAAACAAAAAACTTGTCAGTTTATCAATTGTTATTACTATTATCTTAATTTTTCTTCTTTATTTGGTATATCAGAATAACAAACTGAAACAAAAAATTAAGCGAAAAGACACAAAGCAAAAAATCCTTTTAGATGTTATAAATGCTGGCATTGACAGTCAGGAAACCGAGCAAAAGAAAATTGCAGCCTTCCTGCATGACAACATCAATTCTCTATTATCTTCTGCCGGACTGCATTTGAATGTTTTTACGACAAAAAACAACATTCAGTCTGAAGAAATTCAAAAAGCAAAAGCTATTTTAACAGAAGCACACGACTTATTGAGAGATGTTTCACATGAACTTGTTCCTTCACTTTTGGTACGTTTCGGGCTAATTTATGCTTTAGAAGATTTGTGTGAAAAGAATTCTAATTCGAGTATGGAATTTAAATTTTTCAGCTCCGTACCTAACAACACAAGATATGCTGAAAAATTTGAGACAAAACTATATTTCGTGATTTCTGAATTGTTCAATAATATAATAAAACACAGCAATGCGAGAACTGCTCAAATTTCTATTAATGAAAGCAAAAACCGGCTGATTATCATTATTCACGATGACGGAAAAGGTTTTAATACCGAAAAACCTAATGAAATTGAAGGTTTTGGTTTAAACCGAATACGAGTTAGAATTAAAAAACTAAAGGGAAGTTTTTCGATTATTTCACGTCCTGATGAAAATTCGGGGACATCAATAAAAATAAAAGTTCCTGTACATTAATCAGGTTTTATTTTTTTCCGATTTCTATGATTTCTAAATCCTTTATTTTATCATCATCGATAACAAAACGAAGCATGGTTCGCATTTGATGAAATCCGCTTTTTCCTGCTGCACCGGGATTCATGTGAAGCAGATTATGTTTTTTATCAAACATCACTTTTAAAATATGCGAATGCCCGCAAATGAATAATTTAGGCGGATTTGAAGCCATTTCTTCCCTAATAGCTGGATTATATTTTCCGGGATAACCTCCAATATGTGTAATCCAGACAGAAACATTTTCGCATAAAAATCTATTATGCAGCGGAAATTCAATTCTTGCTTTTGCATCATCAATATTTCCGTAAACGCAACGAAGCGGTTTTAATGCTTTTATCGTATCTGTTACATGCAAATCTCCTATATCTCCTGCGTGCCAGACTTCATCGGCCTGAT
The sequence above is a segment of the Flavobacterium sp. genome. Coding sequences within it:
- a CDS encoding metallophosphoesterase family protein produces the protein MKKILLLSDTHSHIDDVILKYVNQADEVWHAGDIGDLHVTDTIKALKPLRCVYGNIDDAKARIEFPLHNRFLCENVSVWITHIGGYPGKYNPAIREEMASNPPKLFICGHSHILKVMFDKKHNLLHMNPGAAGKSGFHQMRTMLRFVIDDDKIKDLEIIEIGKK
- a CDS encoding ATP-binding protein: MLNKKLVSLSIVITIILIFLLYLVYQNNKLKQKIKRKDTKQKILLDVINAGIDSQETEQKKIAAFLHDNINSLLSSAGLHLNVFTTKNNIQSEEIQKAKAILTEAHDLLRDVSHELVPSLLVRFGLIYALEDLCEKNSNSSMEFKFFSSVPNNTRYAEKFETKLYFVISELFNNIIKHSNARTAQISINESKNRLIIIIHDDGKGFNTEKPNEIEGFGLNRIRVRIKKLKGSFSIISRPDENSGTSIKIKVPVH